A stretch of Vigna angularis cultivar LongXiaoDou No.4 chromosome 4, ASM1680809v1, whole genome shotgun sequence DNA encodes these proteins:
- the LOC108331517 gene encoding uncharacterized protein LOC108331517 isoform X4, protein MLRFLCTLLLPAMTGGRCLPLKDMTEEGDAAAVRRPYRSDFVAEITRDFSVSEIDYLSQARKALSESSPFDVAEETSTSAALTLPSGLAGLLNRQTDNRRRPKKSHSGGQKRKSSTRANQKKPEDSNIWIETEEYFRDLTLADIDFLLEFSRTSSLASQDFSIPLLGNIPTYNAVRSYSEKEMEPAPKVSVGVGGEDEKKGDLVGSEDAKKVGEAVESEDGLLVIEAIDDAVVEQPCPRDDRNQDSSDSAISLEWFLGRRNKLSLTSQRPSKKRRLLGVEAGLEKVIMSCPYDEGQPFCHYCGRGDTGSDSNRLIVCAACKMAVHGKCYGVHEGVDEAWLCSWCKQMGDVDESVNPCVLCPKKGGALKPVYSSVKGAGSAAFVHLFCSLWMPEVYIDDLEKMEPVMNVGEVKETRKKLVCSVCKSKCGACVRCSHGSCRTSFHPSCARDARHRMEVWAKYGNDNVELRAFCLKHSDLPESKSILPQEAFIEVRNELSEASDLPVTLPVSGEHNLRDCRNGGLVSDSNPDKLNHCDEPPDGGLPDCRLSDHMLGCGAVPQQNVEVVERGNENADGSDSNSFALVLKKLIDRGKVNVKDVALEIGISPDTLTANTNEAYMAPDVRHKIVNWLKGHVYSGAFQKGLKVKFKPANASKIDSGATDGSDTLPISDSGLLDPVAVKSVPPRRRTTNNIRILKDNKVICSSEGVTSENGMPVHMCRIGQSNCENPTSSNEASIPNATETNLPKYEDVFQEVQENADNPHKSCLSGKGAISSYIHPFINKKLLQIQDGVPLENVISGSTDKGNSGLVESFGASGCSNSQNQNLTSSEISKPDEVKREQLVRTKKVELLEFSPQDELEGELVYFQYRLLQNVVAKRRHIDNLIYSVAKSLPHEIDKAHQQRWDDVIVNQYLRDLREAKKQGRKERKHKEAQAVLAAATAAAAASSRSFRKDTLDESMQQENFLKSDHLNGRAGACSQPMPRAKETLSRVAVTRTSSEKYSDFCMPTSDFSKEQCKSCDICRRSETILNPILVCSGCKVSVHLDCYRSVKETTGPWYCELCEDLSSRSSEASAINFWEKPYISVKCALCGGTTGAFRKSSDGQWIHAFCAEWVFESTFRRGQIDAVEGMESVPKGVDTCCICHSKNGVCMKCCYGHCQTTFHPSCARSAGLYMNARTAGGKVQHKAYCEKHSLEQKAKAENQKHGIEELKSIRQIRVELERLRLLCERIVKREKIKRELVLCSHDILAFKRDNVARSVLVHSPFILPDGSSESATTSLKGNTEGYRSCSEPPQRSDDVTVDSSISAKRRVRVAISMDADPKLDDDCSTSQSKYNHKIPERTQFSGKKIPHRAAASRNILDEGGWRSKSRKHAETFGKELVMTSDEASMKNSRLPKGYAYVPADCLSNDKHSNEDMYASGPVEHDR, encoded by the exons ATGCTCCGCTTCCTGTGTACCTTGTTGTTGCCGGCTATGACCGGGGGACGATGTCTCCCGTTGAAGGACATGACGGAGGAAGGGGATGCCGCTGCCGTGAGGAGACCCTATCGGTCTGATTTTGTGGCGGAAATTACTCGTGATTTTTCCGTAAGTGAAATTGATTACTTATCCCAGGCTAGGAAAGCTCTCTCAGAAAGTTCTCCCTTTGATGTTGCCGAAGAAACTTCGACTTCTGCTGCGCTGACGCTGCCCAGTGGATTGGCTGGCCTGCTGAACAGACAGACTGATAACAGGAGACGTCCGAAGAAGTCCCATTCTGGTGGGCAAAAGAGGAAATCTTCGACTAGGGCAAACCAGAAGAAACCTGAGGATTCTAACATTTGGATTGAGACTGAGGAGTACTTTAGAGACCTAACCTTGGCAGATATTGACTTCTTGCTTGAGTTCTCTCGCACTTCTAGTTTAGCTTCTCAGGACTTCTCCATTCCATTATTGGGAAATATTCCGACCTACAATGCAGTTCGAAGTTATAGCGAGAAGGAAATGGAGCCTGCTCCTAAAGTCAGCGTAGGAGTCGGTGGTGAGGATGAAAAGAAGGGTGATTTAGTGGGTAGTGAGGATGCAAAGAAGGTTGGTGAAGCTGTGGAAAGTGAGGATGGATTGTTGGTAATTGAGGCAATTGATGATGCTGTTGTTGAACAACCATGTCCTCGGGATGACAGGAATCAAGACAGTTCTGATTCTGCTATCAGTTTAGAATGGTTTTTGGGACGTAGGAATAAACTTTCTTTAACTTCTCAGCGTCCCTCCAAGAAAAGGAGGCTTTTGGGCGTTGAGGCTGGTTTGGAGAAAGTTATAATGTCTTGTCCTTATGACGAGGGTCAACCGTTTTGCCACTACTGTGGCAGAGGAGACACTGGCAGTGACTCCAATAGGTTAATTGTATGCGCAGCTTGTAAAATGGCAGTTCACGGGAAGTGCTATGGGGTGCATGAGGGTGTGGATGAGGCTTGGCTGTGCTCCTGGTGCAAACAAATGGGTGATGTTGATGAATCAGTGAATCCTTGTGTTCTTTGTCCAAAGAAGGGTGGTGCATTAAAACCAGTTTATAGCAGTGTGAAAGGTGCTGGCTCAGCTGCATTTGTGCACTTATTCTGCTCTCTGTGGATGCCTGAGGTTTATATAGATGATCTGGAGAAGATGGAACCTGTTATGAATGTGGGGGAAGTCAAGGAAACCAGGAAGAAATTAGTGTGTAGTGTTTGCAAATCAAAGTGTGGTGCATGTGTTCGGTGCAGCCATG GAAGCTGCAGAACTTCTTTCCACCCTTCATGTGCAAGGGATGCGAGACATAGGATGGAGGTTTGGGCAAAGTATGGTAATGATAAT GTTGAGTTGCGGGCTTTTTGCTTGAAACACTCGGATCTACCAGAGAGCAAAAGCATCTTGCCACAGGAAGCCTTTATAGAGGTTAGAAATGAATTATCAGAAGCCAGTGACCTTCCAGTGACATTGCCAGTGAGTGGTGAACACAACTTGAGAGATTGCAGGAATGGAGGATTAGTTTCTGACAGTAATCCAGACAAATTGAACCATTGTGACGAACCACCAGATGGAGGACTACCTGATTGCAGGTTAAGTGATCACATGTTGGGATGTGGTGCTGTGCCCCAACAAAATGTTGAAGTGGTAGAGAGAGGGAATGAGAATGCTGATGGATCTGATTCTAACAGTTTTGCTCTAGTTTTGAAGAAG TTGATTGATCGAGGAAAAGTTAATGTAAAAGATGTAGCATTGGAGATTGGCATTTCACCAGATACATTAACTGCAAATACAAAT GAAGCTTATATGGCCCCTGATGTCCGACACAAAATAGTGAATTGGCTAAAAGGCCATGTATATTCCGGTGCATTTCAGAAGGGTTTAAAGGTCAAATTCAAACCAGCCAATGCATCCAAAATTGATAGTGGAGCCACGGATGGCTCTGATACTTTACCAATATCAGACTCAGGTTTGCTGGATCCTGTTGCTGTTAAGTCGGTTCCGCCAAGGAGGAGAACAACCAATAACATTAGGATTTTGAAGGATAATAAAGTGATATGTTCATCTGAGGGGGTTACAAGTGAGAATGGGATGCCGGTACACATGTGCAGAATAGGTCAGTCCAACTGCGAGAATCCAACAAGTTCCAATGAAGCATCCATCCCTAATGCAACAGAAACg AACTTACCCAAGTATGAGGATGTTTTTCAAGAAGTTCAAG AGAATGCTGATAACCCTCACAAATCCTGCTTATCTGG AAAGGGTGCAATCTCTAGTTACATTCATCCATTCATCAACAAGAAATTGCTGCAGATTCAGGATGGGGTGCCCTTGGAGAATGTTATAT CAGGTTCAACTGACAAGGGAAATTCGGGTTTGGTTGAATCCTTTGGAGCTAGTGGCTGCTCAAATAGCCAAAATCAGAACTTAACTTCCAGTGAAATATCAAAGCCTGACGAAGTAAAGAGGGAGCAATTGGTTAGGACTAAAAAAGTGGAACTTTTGGAATTTTCTCCCCAAGATGAGTTGGAGGGGgaacttgtttattttcaatataGGTTATTGCAGAATGTGGTTGCAAAAAGAAGGCATATTG ATAATTTAATCTATAGTGTTGCAAAGAGTTTACCACATGAGATTGATAAGGCACATCAACAAAGATGGGATGATGTTATTGTTAATCAATATCTACGTGATCTTAGAGAGGCAAAAAAGCAGggcagaaaagaaagaaagcacAAGGAAGCACAGGCAGTATTGGCTGCTGCAACTGCTGCTGCAGCAGCATCTTCTAGGTCATTCCGGAAAGACACATTAGATGAATCTATGCAACAGGAG aattttttaaaatcagacCATTTAAATGGAAGGGCGGGTGCTTGTTCTCAACCAATGCCTCGAGCTAAAGAGACACTTTCAAGAGTAGCTGTGACTAGAACTTCATCAGAGAAATATTCGGATTTTTGCATGCCAACCTCAGATTTTTCTAAGGAGCAATGTAAATCATGTGATATTTGTAGACGATCAGAGACTATTTTAAACCCTATCCTAGTCTGCTCTGGTTGTAAG GTTTCAGTCCACTTAGATTGCTATCGTAGTGTGAAAGAAACGACAGGTCCGTGGTACTGTGAGTTATGTGAAGATTTGTCATCTAGAAGCTCTGAGGCATCTGCCATCAACTTTTGGGAGAAACCTTATATTAGTGTGAAATGTGCTCTCTGTGGTGGTACTACTGGTGCTTTTAGGAAGTCTTCTGATGGTCAATGGATTCATGCTTTCTGTGCTGAG TGGGTTTTTGAGTCTACGTTCAGAAGAGGACAAATAGATGCTGTGGAAGGAATG GAAAGTGTGCCAAAAGGCGTTGACACTTGTTGCATCTGCCATAGCAAGAATGGTGTATGCATGAAG TGCTGCTATGGGCATTGTCAGACCACATTCCACCCATCCTGTGCTAGAAGTGCTGGTTTGTACATGAATGCAAGGACTGCTGGTGGCAAGGTTCAACACAAGGCTTACTGTGAAAAACATAGTTTGGAGCAAAAAGCGAAG GCTGAAAATCAAAAACATGGAATTGAAGAGTTAAAAAGTATCAGGCAAATTAGG GTTGAACTAGAGAGATTACGTCTCCTTTGTGAAAGAATTGTCAAACGTGAAAAAATAAAG CGGGAATTAGTACTATGTTCACATGACATACTTGCCTTTAAGAGAGATAATGTTGCGAGGTCTGTGCTAGTTCATAGCCCTTTCATCCTTCCTGATGGTAGTTCAGAATCAGCTACAACGTCTCTAAAAGGGAACACAGAGGGATACAGATCATGCAGTGAACCTCCACAAAGATCAGATGATGTTACTGTTGACAGTTCTATTTCTGCTAAGCGCCGTGTCAGAGTTGCCATATCTATGGATGCAGACCCAAAATTGGATGATGACTGTTCAACCTCCCAGAGCAAATATAACCACAAGATTCCAGAAAGAACACAATTTTCTGGCAAGAAGATTCCTCATAGAGCTGCTGCATCACGAAATATTTTGGATGAAGGTGGATGGAGATCCAAATCTAGAAAG CATGCCGAAACATTTGGAAAAGAGCTTGTTATGACGTCAGATGAAGCGTCTATGAAGAATTCAAGGCTGCCAAAAGGATATGCATATGTTCCTGCTGATTGTCTGTCAAATGACAAGCACTCTAACGAGGATATGTATGCTAGTGGGCCTGTGGAGCATGACAGATAG
- the LOC108331517 gene encoding uncharacterized protein LOC108331517 isoform X5, translating to MLRFLCTLLLPAMTGGRCLPLKDMTEEGDAAAVRRPYRSDFVAEITRDFSVSEIDYLSQARKALSESSPFDVAEETSTSAALTLPSGLAGLLNRQTDNRRRPKKSHSGGQKRKSSTRANQKKPEDSNIWIETEEYFRDLTLADIDFLLEFSRTSSLASQDFSIPLLGNIPTYNAVRSYSEKEMEPAPKVSVGVGGEDEKKGDLVGSEDAKKVGEAVESEDGLLVIEAIDDAVVEQPCPRDDRNQDSSDSAISLEWFLGRRNKLSLTSQRPSKKRRLLGVEAGLEKVIMSCPYDEGQPFCHYCGRGDTGSDSNRLIVCAACKMAVHGKCYGVHEGVDEAWLCSWCKQMGDVDESVNPCVLCPKKGGALKPVYSSVKGAGSAAFVHLFCSLWMPEVYIDDLEKMEPVMNVGEVKETRKKLVCSVCKSKCGACVRCSHGSCRTSFHPSCARDARHRMEVWAKYGNDNVELRAFCLKHSDLPESKSILPQEAFIEVRNELSEASDLPVTLPVSGEHNLRDCRNGGLVSDSNPDKLNHCDEPPDGGLPDCRLSDHMLGCGAVPQQNVEVVERGNENADGSDSNSFALVLKKLIDRGKVNVKDVALEIGISPDTLTANTNEAYMAPDVRHKIVNWLKGHVYSGAFQKGLKVKFKPANASKIDSGATDGSDTLPISDSGLLDPVAVKSVPPRRRTTNNIRILKDNKVICSSEGVTSENGMPVHMCRIGQSNCENPTSSNEASIPNATETNLPKYEDVFQEVQENADNPHKSCLSGKGAISSYIHPFINKKLLQIQDGVPLENVICSTDKGNSGLVESFGASGCSNSQNQNLTSSEISKPDEVKREQLVRTKKVELLEFSPQDELEGELVYFQYRLLQNVVAKRRHIDNLIYSVAKSLPHEIDKAHQQRWDDVIVNQYLRDLREAKKQGRKERKHKEAQAVLAAATAAAAASSRSFRKDTLDESMQQENFLKSDHLNGRAGACSQPMPRAKETLSRVAVTRTSSEKYSDFCMPTSDFSKEQCKSCDICRRSETILNPILVCSGCKVSVHLDCYRSVKETTGPWYCELCEDLSSRSSEASAINFWEKPYISVKCALCGGTTGAFRKSSDGQWIHAFCAEWVFESTFRRGQIDAVEGMESVPKGVDTCCICHSKNGVCMKCCYGHCQTTFHPSCARSAGLYMNARTAGGKVQHKAYCEKHSLEQKAKAENQKHGIEELKSIRQIRVELERLRLLCERIVKREKIKRELVLCSHDILAFKRDNVARSVLVHSPFILPDGSSESATTSLKGNTEGYRSCSEPPQRSDDVTVDSSISAKRRVRVAISMDADPKLDDDCSTSQSKYNHKIPERTQFSGKKIPHRAAASRNILDEGGWRSKSRKHAETFGKELVMTSDEASMKNSRLPKGYAYVPADCLSNDKHSNEDMYASGPVEHDR from the exons ATGCTCCGCTTCCTGTGTACCTTGTTGTTGCCGGCTATGACCGGGGGACGATGTCTCCCGTTGAAGGACATGACGGAGGAAGGGGATGCCGCTGCCGTGAGGAGACCCTATCGGTCTGATTTTGTGGCGGAAATTACTCGTGATTTTTCCGTAAGTGAAATTGATTACTTATCCCAGGCTAGGAAAGCTCTCTCAGAAAGTTCTCCCTTTGATGTTGCCGAAGAAACTTCGACTTCTGCTGCGCTGACGCTGCCCAGTGGATTGGCTGGCCTGCTGAACAGACAGACTGATAACAGGAGACGTCCGAAGAAGTCCCATTCTGGTGGGCAAAAGAGGAAATCTTCGACTAGGGCAAACCAGAAGAAACCTGAGGATTCTAACATTTGGATTGAGACTGAGGAGTACTTTAGAGACCTAACCTTGGCAGATATTGACTTCTTGCTTGAGTTCTCTCGCACTTCTAGTTTAGCTTCTCAGGACTTCTCCATTCCATTATTGGGAAATATTCCGACCTACAATGCAGTTCGAAGTTATAGCGAGAAGGAAATGGAGCCTGCTCCTAAAGTCAGCGTAGGAGTCGGTGGTGAGGATGAAAAGAAGGGTGATTTAGTGGGTAGTGAGGATGCAAAGAAGGTTGGTGAAGCTGTGGAAAGTGAGGATGGATTGTTGGTAATTGAGGCAATTGATGATGCTGTTGTTGAACAACCATGTCCTCGGGATGACAGGAATCAAGACAGTTCTGATTCTGCTATCAGTTTAGAATGGTTTTTGGGACGTAGGAATAAACTTTCTTTAACTTCTCAGCGTCCCTCCAAGAAAAGGAGGCTTTTGGGCGTTGAGGCTGGTTTGGAGAAAGTTATAATGTCTTGTCCTTATGACGAGGGTCAACCGTTTTGCCACTACTGTGGCAGAGGAGACACTGGCAGTGACTCCAATAGGTTAATTGTATGCGCAGCTTGTAAAATGGCAGTTCACGGGAAGTGCTATGGGGTGCATGAGGGTGTGGATGAGGCTTGGCTGTGCTCCTGGTGCAAACAAATGGGTGATGTTGATGAATCAGTGAATCCTTGTGTTCTTTGTCCAAAGAAGGGTGGTGCATTAAAACCAGTTTATAGCAGTGTGAAAGGTGCTGGCTCAGCTGCATTTGTGCACTTATTCTGCTCTCTGTGGATGCCTGAGGTTTATATAGATGATCTGGAGAAGATGGAACCTGTTATGAATGTGGGGGAAGTCAAGGAAACCAGGAAGAAATTAGTGTGTAGTGTTTGCAAATCAAAGTGTGGTGCATGTGTTCGGTGCAGCCATG GAAGCTGCAGAACTTCTTTCCACCCTTCATGTGCAAGGGATGCGAGACATAGGATGGAGGTTTGGGCAAAGTATGGTAATGATAAT GTTGAGTTGCGGGCTTTTTGCTTGAAACACTCGGATCTACCAGAGAGCAAAAGCATCTTGCCACAGGAAGCCTTTATAGAGGTTAGAAATGAATTATCAGAAGCCAGTGACCTTCCAGTGACATTGCCAGTGAGTGGTGAACACAACTTGAGAGATTGCAGGAATGGAGGATTAGTTTCTGACAGTAATCCAGACAAATTGAACCATTGTGACGAACCACCAGATGGAGGACTACCTGATTGCAGGTTAAGTGATCACATGTTGGGATGTGGTGCTGTGCCCCAACAAAATGTTGAAGTGGTAGAGAGAGGGAATGAGAATGCTGATGGATCTGATTCTAACAGTTTTGCTCTAGTTTTGAAGAAG TTGATTGATCGAGGAAAAGTTAATGTAAAAGATGTAGCATTGGAGATTGGCATTTCACCAGATACATTAACTGCAAATACAAAT GAAGCTTATATGGCCCCTGATGTCCGACACAAAATAGTGAATTGGCTAAAAGGCCATGTATATTCCGGTGCATTTCAGAAGGGTTTAAAGGTCAAATTCAAACCAGCCAATGCATCCAAAATTGATAGTGGAGCCACGGATGGCTCTGATACTTTACCAATATCAGACTCAGGTTTGCTGGATCCTGTTGCTGTTAAGTCGGTTCCGCCAAGGAGGAGAACAACCAATAACATTAGGATTTTGAAGGATAATAAAGTGATATGTTCATCTGAGGGGGTTACAAGTGAGAATGGGATGCCGGTACACATGTGCAGAATAGGTCAGTCCAACTGCGAGAATCCAACAAGTTCCAATGAAGCATCCATCCCTAATGCAACAGAAACg AACTTACCCAAGTATGAGGATGTTTTTCAAGAAGTTCAAG AGAATGCTGATAACCCTCACAAATCCTGCTTATCTGG AAAGGGTGCAATCTCTAGTTACATTCATCCATTCATCAACAAGAAATTGCTGCAGATTCAGGATGGGGTGCCCTTGGAGAATGTTATAT GTTCAACTGACAAGGGAAATTCGGGTTTGGTTGAATCCTTTGGAGCTAGTGGCTGCTCAAATAGCCAAAATCAGAACTTAACTTCCAGTGAAATATCAAAGCCTGACGAAGTAAAGAGGGAGCAATTGGTTAGGACTAAAAAAGTGGAACTTTTGGAATTTTCTCCCCAAGATGAGTTGGAGGGGgaacttgtttattttcaatataGGTTATTGCAGAATGTGGTTGCAAAAAGAAGGCATATTG ATAATTTAATCTATAGTGTTGCAAAGAGTTTACCACATGAGATTGATAAGGCACATCAACAAAGATGGGATGATGTTATTGTTAATCAATATCTACGTGATCTTAGAGAGGCAAAAAAGCAGggcagaaaagaaagaaagcacAAGGAAGCACAGGCAGTATTGGCTGCTGCAACTGCTGCTGCAGCAGCATCTTCTAGGTCATTCCGGAAAGACACATTAGATGAATCTATGCAACAGGAG aattttttaaaatcagacCATTTAAATGGAAGGGCGGGTGCTTGTTCTCAACCAATGCCTCGAGCTAAAGAGACACTTTCAAGAGTAGCTGTGACTAGAACTTCATCAGAGAAATATTCGGATTTTTGCATGCCAACCTCAGATTTTTCTAAGGAGCAATGTAAATCATGTGATATTTGTAGACGATCAGAGACTATTTTAAACCCTATCCTAGTCTGCTCTGGTTGTAAG GTTTCAGTCCACTTAGATTGCTATCGTAGTGTGAAAGAAACGACAGGTCCGTGGTACTGTGAGTTATGTGAAGATTTGTCATCTAGAAGCTCTGAGGCATCTGCCATCAACTTTTGGGAGAAACCTTATATTAGTGTGAAATGTGCTCTCTGTGGTGGTACTACTGGTGCTTTTAGGAAGTCTTCTGATGGTCAATGGATTCATGCTTTCTGTGCTGAG TGGGTTTTTGAGTCTACGTTCAGAAGAGGACAAATAGATGCTGTGGAAGGAATG GAAAGTGTGCCAAAAGGCGTTGACACTTGTTGCATCTGCCATAGCAAGAATGGTGTATGCATGAAG TGCTGCTATGGGCATTGTCAGACCACATTCCACCCATCCTGTGCTAGAAGTGCTGGTTTGTACATGAATGCAAGGACTGCTGGTGGCAAGGTTCAACACAAGGCTTACTGTGAAAAACATAGTTTGGAGCAAAAAGCGAAG GCTGAAAATCAAAAACATGGAATTGAAGAGTTAAAAAGTATCAGGCAAATTAGG GTTGAACTAGAGAGATTACGTCTCCTTTGTGAAAGAATTGTCAAACGTGAAAAAATAAAG CGGGAATTAGTACTATGTTCACATGACATACTTGCCTTTAAGAGAGATAATGTTGCGAGGTCTGTGCTAGTTCATAGCCCTTTCATCCTTCCTGATGGTAGTTCAGAATCAGCTACAACGTCTCTAAAAGGGAACACAGAGGGATACAGATCATGCAGTGAACCTCCACAAAGATCAGATGATGTTACTGTTGACAGTTCTATTTCTGCTAAGCGCCGTGTCAGAGTTGCCATATCTATGGATGCAGACCCAAAATTGGATGATGACTGTTCAACCTCCCAGAGCAAATATAACCACAAGATTCCAGAAAGAACACAATTTTCTGGCAAGAAGATTCCTCATAGAGCTGCTGCATCACGAAATATTTTGGATGAAGGTGGATGGAGATCCAAATCTAGAAAG CATGCCGAAACATTTGGAAAAGAGCTTGTTATGACGTCAGATGAAGCGTCTATGAAGAATTCAAGGCTGCCAAAAGGATATGCATATGTTCCTGCTGATTGTCTGTCAAATGACAAGCACTCTAACGAGGATATGTATGCTAGTGGGCCTGTGGAGCATGACAGATAG